From the genome of Burkholderia cepacia ATCC 25416:
TGGGCGATTCTCCAAAAAGAACGACCGCGGCGCGTCACGCGCAGCGGTCACCCGGAAACTGGTGAGACGTTATGCAACCAGATCAGGTTTTCGGCAGCGTGACACCGCGCTGCCCCTGATACTTGCCGCCGCGATCCGCGTACGACACGTCGCACACTTCGTCGCTTTCGAAGAAGAGCACCTGCGCGACGCCTTCGTTCGCGTAGATCTTCGCGGGCAACGGCGTGGTGTTCGAGAATTCCAGCGTGACGTAGCCTTCCCACTCGGGTTCGAACGGCGTCACGTTGACGATGATCCCGCAGCGCGCATAGGTCGACTTGCCGAGGCAGACGGTGAGCACGGTGCGCGGGATGCGGAAATATTCGACGGTGCGGGCCAGCGCGAACGAGTTCGGCGGGATGATGCACACGTCGCCCTT
Proteins encoded in this window:
- the dcd gene encoding dCTP deaminase; the protein is MSIKSDKWIRRMAEEHKMIEPFVPDQVRASEDGRRIVSYGTSSYGYDIRCADEFKIFTNINSTIVDPKNFDEGSFVDFKGDVCIIPPNSFALARTVEYFRIPRTVLTVCLGKSTYARCGIIVNVTPFEPEWEGYVTLEFSNTTPLPAKIYANEGVAQVLFFESDEVCDVSYADRGGKYQGQRGVTLPKT